One Curtobacterium herbarum genomic window carries:
- a CDS encoding HAD-IIA family hydrolase translates to MVLTDLDGVVYRGRNAIPHAVEALTQAATSARVGYITNNASRRPVDVAEHLEQYGLEVTADDVVTSSQAGARLLATLVPEGATVLVIGGLGLTTIVEQAGFVVTDSADDSPAAVIQGFSPDLGWAQLAEASFALADASVPWVATNMDWSIPVERGIAPGNGTLVAAVHQAVSRMPVVAGKPERPIFDAALARFGGERPLFIGDRLDTDIKGANDAGIPSVLVLTGIDQPKQVLAADQRSRPTYVLKDLRGLHEPYPATIRSEDPDGTRRVTVGESTVSMRGHVVRAEQVGSDEMDLLRAGATAIWDSGLAIYGLDVDPALYGGE, encoded by the coding sequence GTGGTCCTGACGGACCTCGACGGCGTCGTCTACCGGGGACGCAACGCCATCCCGCACGCGGTGGAGGCCCTCACCCAGGCCGCCACGTCGGCACGGGTCGGCTACATCACCAACAACGCCTCGCGGCGTCCGGTGGACGTCGCGGAGCACCTCGAGCAGTACGGGCTCGAGGTCACCGCCGACGACGTCGTGACGTCCTCGCAGGCGGGGGCCCGGCTCCTGGCCACGCTCGTTCCGGAAGGGGCGACCGTGCTGGTCATCGGCGGGCTCGGACTGACGACGATCGTCGAGCAGGCCGGCTTCGTGGTGACCGACAGTGCGGACGACAGTCCGGCAGCGGTCATCCAGGGGTTCTCGCCGGACCTCGGGTGGGCGCAGCTGGCCGAGGCGTCCTTCGCGCTGGCTGATGCATCCGTGCCGTGGGTGGCCACCAACATGGACTGGTCGATCCCGGTCGAACGTGGGATCGCCCCCGGCAACGGCACCCTCGTGGCGGCCGTGCACCAGGCGGTGAGCCGGATGCCGGTGGTGGCGGGGAAGCCCGAGCGGCCGATCTTCGACGCAGCCCTCGCACGGTTCGGCGGCGAACGTCCGCTGTTCATCGGTGACCGTCTGGACACCGACATCAAGGGCGCGAACGACGCCGGCATCCCGAGCGTGCTCGTACTGACCGGGATCGATCAGCCGAAGCAGGTCCTCGCGGCCGACCAGCGTTCGCGGCCGACGTACGTGCTCAAGGACCTCCGCGGCCTGCACGAGCCGTACCCGGCCACCATCCGCAGCGAGGACCCGGACGGCACGCGTCGGGTCACGGTCGGGGAGTCGACCGTCTCGATGCGTGGACACGTCGTCCGCGCCGAGCAGGTCGGCTCGGACGAGATGGACCTGCTGCGCGCCGGTGCCACGGCGATCTGGGACTCCGGCCTGGCGATCTACGGCCTCGACGTCGACCCGGCGCTGTACGGCGGCGAGTAG
- a CDS encoding TlyA family RNA methyltransferase — protein sequence MGDRAAADQTDQPARLAQTDQPAQPDQTAPTPVDGTVPADSTTPVDGTAAVGGPAGASDPAPASTATTRLDAAIPARGLARSRTAAAALIQAGRVTIDGVPVTKASTPVTAATVIVVDAEDEWVSRAALKLVGALDAFGVDPRGRTVLDVGASTGGFTQVLLARGAARVIALDVGHGQMAPMIAIDDRVAVVEGVNARNLTRADYLALDAAAARTSLVVADLSFISLRMVLPALVEAVPADEFVLLVKPQFEVGRTGIREGIVRDASLRQDALMNVLWAAWDLGLGTAGVAASPIVGTHGNHEYLVRFQRGAGENPTEWILRATELAEGAP from the coding sequence GTGGGTGACCGCGCAGCCGCTGACCAGACGGATCAGCCCGCCCGGCTCGCCCAGACGGACCAGCCCGCCCAGCCCGACCAGACAGCACCCACCCCGGTGGACGGAACCGTCCCGGCGGACAGCACCACTCCGGTGGACGGAACAGCAGCGGTTGGCGGGCCAGCGGGAGCGAGCGACCCGGCCCCCGCGTCCACCGCAACGACGCGCCTCGACGCCGCGATCCCGGCGCGCGGCCTCGCCCGTTCCCGGACAGCAGCGGCCGCCCTGATCCAGGCCGGTCGGGTGACGATCGACGGGGTGCCGGTCACGAAGGCCTCGACCCCGGTCACCGCCGCCACCGTCATCGTGGTGGACGCCGAGGACGAGTGGGTCTCCCGCGCTGCACTGAAGCTCGTCGGCGCGCTCGATGCGTTCGGCGTCGACCCGCGGGGCCGGACGGTTCTTGATGTCGGTGCCTCGACGGGCGGGTTCACGCAGGTGCTCCTCGCACGCGGTGCCGCGCGGGTGATCGCCCTGGACGTGGGCCACGGCCAGATGGCACCGATGATCGCCATCGACGACCGCGTCGCCGTGGTCGAGGGGGTCAACGCCCGGAACCTCACGCGCGCCGACTACCTGGCCCTCGACGCAGCGGCTGCGCGCACCAGCCTGGTGGTGGCGGACCTGTCCTTCATCAGCCTCCGCATGGTGTTGCCCGCGCTGGTCGAGGCGGTGCCGGCCGACGAGTTCGTCCTGCTGGTCAAGCCGCAGTTCGAGGTCGGTCGGACCGGTATCCGCGAGGGGATCGTCCGCGATGCGTCGTTGCGGCAGGACGCGCTGATGAACGTCCTCTGGGCGGCTTGGGACCTGGGCCTCGGAACGGCGGGGGTCGCAGCGTCTCCGATCGTCGGGACGCACGGCAACCACGAGTACCTCGTGCGTTTCCAGCGAGGTGCCGGGGAGAACCCGACAGAATGGATCCTCCGGGCGACGGAACTGGCAGAGGGAGCTCCATGA
- a CDS encoding NAD kinase, with protein sequence MSDERHILLVSHTGRRDSIDAAVEVCDILHDAGLTPVMPFDEYADIRRAEASVGQVDILGVDVRPDEIEIVIVLGGDGTILRAAELARGTTAPIVGVNLGHVGFLAESERDGLAETVERALTGEYKVEERVALQVDVVVGNEIVYSSWALNEATVEKASRERMLEVVTEVDGRPLSSFGCDGVVFSTPTGSTAYSFSGGGPVVWPDVDAILMVPLSAHALFSRPIVVGPDRVLAVEVLRRTSGVGVLWCDGRRTHDLPPGARVEVRRSPEPVRVARIKDAAFADRLVAKFRLPVAGWRGPQRDDEDV encoded by the coding sequence ATGAGCGACGAACGACACATCCTGCTCGTCTCGCACACCGGACGGCGCGACTCGATCGACGCCGCGGTCGAGGTCTGCGACATCCTGCACGACGCCGGCCTGACCCCGGTCATGCCGTTCGACGAGTACGCCGACATCCGGCGTGCCGAAGCGTCGGTCGGCCAGGTCGACATCCTGGGCGTCGACGTCCGTCCCGACGAGATCGAGATCGTCATCGTCCTCGGTGGCGACGGCACGATCCTGCGCGCCGCTGAACTGGCACGGGGCACCACGGCCCCGATCGTCGGCGTCAACCTCGGGCACGTCGGCTTCCTGGCCGAGAGCGAGCGCGACGGTCTGGCCGAGACGGTCGAGCGGGCACTGACCGGCGAGTACAAGGTCGAGGAGCGCGTCGCGCTGCAGGTCGACGTCGTCGTCGGCAACGAGATCGTCTACTCCAGCTGGGCGCTCAACGAGGCGACGGTCGAGAAGGCTTCCCGCGAGCGGATGCTCGAGGTCGTCACCGAGGTCGACGGACGTCCGCTGTCCTCCTTCGGGTGCGACGGCGTCGTCTTCTCGACCCCGACCGGCTCGACGGCGTACTCGTTCTCCGGCGGCGGCCCCGTGGTGTGGCCCGACGTCGACGCGATCCTGATGGTGCCGCTGAGCGCCCACGCGCTGTTCTCCAGGCCGATCGTGGTCGGGCCGGACCGGGTCCTCGCGGTCGAGGTCCTGCGCCGGACGAGCGGGGTGGGCGTGCTGTGGTGCGACGGACGGCGGACGCACGACCTGCCTCCGGGCGCCCGGGTCGAGGTGCGCCGTTCCCCGGAGCCGGTGCGGGTCGCCCGGATCAAGGACGCCGCGTTCGCGGACCGTCTGGTGGCGAAGTTCCGCCTGCCGGTCGCCGGGTGGCGCGGTCCGCAGCGGGACGACGAGGACGTGTGA
- the recN gene encoding DNA repair protein RecN has protein sequence MIEEIRISDLGVIGDATLELGPGFTVVTGETGAGKTMIVTALGLLLGARADAGSVRRGAPNAVVEGRWDLPDHAAVAERVEDAGGTVEDGELILTRTVSAEGRSRATVGGRTAPVAVLGELADQLVTVHGQSDQIRLTSAAAQRAALDGFGGAAVEKALAKYVAVYDAWQQHTGDLETLTRDRDERLAEAARLREASAEIEAADPQPGEDTELAERAERLGNLEDLRLSAGLAHEAVSSESLDGPDVIGLVESARRAIERVASVDPALQPVLEQLTELGIQASEASASLSSYIGSLEPEAGHDLELINERRALLAGLTRKYGESVEDVIAAGQRASDRLLELDGDDDRIVQLQQAVESDRAALEAAGTVLTKVRAKAATELAKRVTAELKSLAMAGATLVVEVTDAGEFRRHGRDQVAILLQPHSGTDPRPIGKGASGGELSRVMLAIEVVMAGSTTVPTFVFDEVDAGVGGAAAIEIGRRLAALAERTQVIVVTHLAQVAAFANNHLNVVKDASGAVTSSSVRRLEGDDRLQEMARLLSGLGDSASGMEHARELLQVAGRSA, from the coding sequence GTGATCGAGGAAATCCGCATCTCCGACCTCGGCGTGATCGGCGACGCCACACTCGAGCTCGGCCCCGGCTTCACCGTCGTCACGGGCGAGACCGGCGCCGGCAAGACGATGATCGTCACGGCACTCGGTCTGCTCCTGGGTGCCCGTGCCGATGCCGGTTCGGTCCGCCGTGGCGCACCAAACGCCGTCGTCGAGGGACGCTGGGACCTCCCCGACCACGCCGCGGTCGCGGAACGGGTCGAGGACGCCGGCGGCACGGTCGAGGACGGCGAACTCATCCTCACCCGCACGGTCTCCGCCGAAGGGCGCAGCCGGGCGACCGTGGGTGGCCGGACCGCTCCGGTCGCGGTGCTCGGTGAACTCGCCGACCAGCTCGTCACCGTCCACGGGCAGTCCGACCAGATCCGGCTGACCTCGGCGGCCGCGCAACGGGCAGCCCTCGACGGCTTCGGCGGCGCAGCGGTCGAGAAGGCCCTGGCGAAGTACGTCGCCGTGTACGACGCGTGGCAGCAGCACACCGGCGACCTCGAGACGCTGACCCGTGACCGCGACGAGCGGCTCGCCGAGGCCGCGCGCCTCCGTGAAGCATCCGCCGAGATCGAGGCCGCCGACCCGCAGCCGGGCGAGGACACCGAGCTCGCCGAACGCGCGGAGCGGTTGGGGAACCTCGAGGACCTCCGGCTGTCCGCGGGCCTGGCGCACGAGGCCGTGTCGAGCGAGTCGCTCGACGGCCCGGACGTGATCGGCCTGGTCGAGTCGGCCCGGCGCGCGATCGAACGGGTGGCGAGCGTCGACCCGGCGCTGCAGCCCGTGCTGGAGCAGCTGACCGAGCTGGGCATCCAGGCGAGCGAGGCCTCGGCGTCGCTGTCGAGCTACATCGGCTCCCTCGAACCCGAGGCCGGCCACGACCTCGAGCTGATCAACGAACGTCGGGCACTGCTCGCCGGCCTGACCCGGAAGTACGGCGAGAGCGTCGAGGACGTCATCGCCGCCGGACAGCGTGCCTCCGACCGGCTCCTCGAGCTGGACGGCGACGACGACCGCATCGTGCAGCTGCAGCAGGCGGTCGAATCCGACCGGGCAGCGCTCGAGGCTGCCGGCACCGTGCTGACGAAGGTGCGGGCGAAGGCGGCGACGGAACTGGCCAAGCGGGTCACCGCCGAGCTGAAGAGCCTGGCGATGGCCGGCGCGACCCTGGTGGTCGAGGTCACCGACGCCGGTGAGTTCCGCCGCCACGGCCGCGACCAGGTCGCGATCCTGCTGCAGCCGCACTCGGGCACCGACCCGCGGCCGATCGGCAAGGGCGCGTCCGGCGGGGAGCTCTCGCGCGTGATGCTCGCGATCGAGGTCGTGATGGCGGGCAGCACCACCGTCCCGACCTTCGTCTTCGACGAGGTCGACGCGGGCGTCGGTGGCGCGGCAGCGATCGAGATCGGTCGGCGTCTCGCGGCGCTCGCCGAACGGACCCAGGTCATCGTGGTCACGCACCTGGCGCAGGTGGCCGCGTTCGCGAACAACCACCTCAACGTCGTCAAGGACGCCAGCGGCGCGGTGACGTCGTCGAGCGTCCGCCGCCTCGAGGGCGACGACCGCCTGCAGGAGATGGCACGGCTGCTCTCCGGCCTCGGGGACAGCGCGAGCGGCATGGAGCACGCACGCGAACTCCTCCAGGTCGCCGGCCGCTCCGCCTGA
- a CDS encoding CTP synthase, whose translation MADTLSGGTNSSNATPKVTKQIFVTGGVVSSLGKGLTAASLGNLLTARGLKVVMQKLDPYLNVDPGTMNPFQHGEVFVTDDGAETDLDIGHYERFLDIDLAQSANVTTGQVYSTVIAKERRGEYLGDTVQVIPHITDEIKRRMREQSENDPQPDVIITEVGGTVGDIESQPFIEAARQVRHELGRNNVFFVHVSLVPFMAASGEQKTKPTQHSVAQLRSIGIQPDALVLRSDRPVSDANKRKIALMCDVDEDAVVNAVDVPSIYDIPTMLHDQGLDQVIIEALRLEAHDVDWSRWNGVLTAVHEPKKAVTIALVGKYIDLPDAYLSVTEALRAGGFAHTAKVTLKWVASDECTTPEGAAKNLGDVDGICIPGGFGIRGIEGKLGALKFAREQAIPTLGLCLGLQCMVIEYARHEAGLFDASSTEFDPETSTPVIATMAEQVDIIAGGDMGGTMRLGMYPATFLEGSLAAELYGADQASERHRHRYEVNNHYRQQIADAGMVFSGTSPDGTLVEYVELDRAEHPFYIGTQAHPELRSRPNRAHPLFAGLVGAAIERNESTRLFDPEAEAVA comes from the coding sequence GTGGCGGACACTCTCAGCGGCGGAACCAATTCTTCGAACGCGACCCCGAAGGTGACGAAGCAGATCTTCGTGACCGGCGGGGTCGTCTCGTCTCTCGGCAAGGGCCTGACGGCGGCCAGCCTCGGCAACCTGCTCACGGCACGCGGCCTCAAGGTCGTCATGCAGAAGCTCGACCCGTACCTCAACGTGGACCCGGGCACGATGAACCCGTTCCAGCACGGCGAGGTCTTCGTGACCGACGACGGCGCCGAGACGGACCTGGACATCGGGCACTACGAGCGCTTCCTCGACATCGACCTGGCGCAGTCGGCGAACGTCACGACCGGGCAGGTCTACTCGACGGTCATCGCCAAGGAGCGTCGTGGCGAGTACCTCGGCGACACCGTGCAGGTCATCCCGCACATCACCGACGAGATCAAGCGTCGGATGCGGGAGCAGTCCGAGAACGACCCGCAGCCCGACGTGATCATCACCGAGGTCGGCGGCACGGTCGGTGACATCGAGTCGCAGCCGTTCATCGAGGCGGCACGGCAGGTGCGCCACGAGCTCGGCCGGAACAACGTGTTCTTCGTGCACGTCTCCCTGGTGCCGTTCATGGCGGCCTCGGGTGAGCAGAAGACGAAGCCGACGCAGCACTCGGTCGCGCAGCTCCGGTCGATCGGCATCCAGCCGGACGCCCTCGTGCTCCGCAGCGACCGCCCGGTGTCGGACGCGAACAAGCGCAAGATCGCCCTGATGTGCGACGTCGACGAGGACGCCGTGGTGAACGCCGTGGACGTCCCGTCGATCTACGACATCCCGACGATGCTGCACGACCAGGGTCTCGACCAGGTCATCATCGAGGCCCTCCGCCTCGAGGCGCACGACGTCGACTGGTCGCGCTGGAACGGCGTGCTGACCGCGGTGCACGAGCCGAAGAAGGCCGTCACGATCGCCCTGGTCGGCAAGTACATCGACCTGCCCGACGCATACCTGTCGGTGACCGAGGCGCTGCGCGCGGGTGGCTTCGCACACACCGCGAAGGTGACGCTGAAGTGGGTCGCCTCGGACGAGTGCACCACCCCCGAGGGTGCGGCGAAGAACCTCGGTGACGTGGACGGTATCTGCATCCCGGGTGGGTTCGGGATCCGCGGCATCGAGGGCAAGCTCGGTGCGCTGAAGTTCGCCCGCGAGCAGGCCATCCCGACGCTCGGCCTGTGCCTCGGCCTGCAGTGCATGGTCATCGAGTACGCCCGCCACGAGGCCGGCCTGTTCGACGCGTCGAGCACCGAGTTCGACCCGGAGACCTCCACCCCGGTCATCGCGACGATGGCGGAGCAGGTGGACATCATCGCGGGCGGCGACATGGGTGGCACGATGCGCCTCGGCATGTACCCGGCGACGTTCCTCGAGGGCTCCCTGGCCGCCGAGCTGTACGGCGCGGACCAGGCCTCGGAGCGCCACCGTCACCGCTACGAGGTCAACAACCACTACCGCCAGCAGATCGCGGACGCCGGCATGGTCTTCTCCGGCACCTCGCCCGACGGCACCCTCGTCGAGTACGTCGAGCTGGACCGCGCGGAGCACCCGTTCTACATCGGCACGCAGGCGCACCCGGAGCTCCGGTCGCGTCCGAACCGCGCGCACCCGCTCTTCGCGGGCCTCGTCGGCGCGGCGATCGAGCGCAACGAGTCGACGCGCCTGTTCGACCCGGAGGCCGAAGCGGTCGCCTGA
- a CDS encoding NUDIX domain-containing protein, which yields MTDAPIADEPASFPVTASERVFAGAVWDIRRDTVDYNGADMVREYIDHTGAVAVFAEDEDGRVLVIQQYRHPVQVRDWELPAGLLDHAGEDHLTAAKRELAEEADVEADEWQHLVRYNTSSGGSNEFIEIFRATGVRATSSAFAREAEEADIAIRWVPRAELVAGILAGRLQNSALIVATLAVEAAERRQDGSPLGPR from the coding sequence GTGACTGACGCACCGATCGCCGACGAACCCGCCTCGTTCCCCGTGACCGCCTCCGAGCGGGTGTTCGCGGGCGCGGTCTGGGACATCAGGCGCGACACCGTCGACTACAACGGCGCCGACATGGTCCGCGAGTACATCGACCACACGGGCGCCGTCGCGGTGTTCGCGGAGGACGAGGACGGCCGTGTCCTGGTCATCCAGCAGTACCGCCACCCGGTGCAGGTGCGCGACTGGGAGCTGCCGGCCGGGCTGCTCGACCACGCGGGCGAGGACCACCTGACGGCCGCGAAGCGCGAGCTGGCCGAGGAGGCCGACGTCGAGGCCGACGAGTGGCAGCACCTGGTCCGGTACAACACGTCCTCGGGCGGCAGCAACGAGTTCATCGAGATCTTCCGGGCGACCGGTGTTCGGGCGACCTCGTCGGCGTTCGCGCGCGAGGCCGAGGAGGCCGACATCGCGATCCGTTGGGTACCGCGTGCCGAACTCGTGGCCGGGATCCTCGCGGGGCGGCTGCAGAACTCGGCGCTCATCGTGGCGACGCTCGCGGTGGAGGCCGCCGAACGCCGCCAGGACGGTTCCCCGCTCGGGCCCCGCTAG
- a CDS encoding site-specific tyrosine recombinase XerD, translating into MPFERAVQDYLRHIAVERGLSQHTLSAYRRDLTTFGEWIGTQPVVDSTGADRAGGAGVLADVGRLARADLAGFVQHLTTRPEGPLAPRSVARMLSSVRSFSAFAAAEGWLPLDPGASVHPPKAPMRLPKAISVLDMERLIGSVVGDDPVQLRDRALLELLYATGARISEAVGLSVDDVTTLADVDGVSDEDTDVSVVRVTGKGNKQRIVPLGSYARAAVDAYLVRARPVFAVRGTATPALFLGARGARLSRQSAWLVIQAAAERAELAAHVSPHTFRHSFATHLLEGGADVRVVQELLGHASVATTQIYTMVTADMLRDVYQTAHPRARRETERGAGTA; encoded by the coding sequence ATGCCGTTCGAGCGTGCCGTGCAGGACTACCTGCGGCACATCGCCGTCGAGCGGGGGCTGTCGCAGCACACCCTGTCGGCGTACCGGCGGGACCTAACGACGTTCGGGGAGTGGATCGGCACGCAGCCCGTCGTGGACTCCACCGGGGCCGACCGCGCCGGCGGGGCAGGGGTCCTGGCGGACGTCGGACGGCTGGCTCGCGCGGACCTCGCCGGCTTCGTGCAGCACCTGACCACCCGTCCCGAGGGGCCGTTGGCACCCCGGTCGGTCGCACGGATGCTCAGTTCGGTGCGCTCGTTCTCGGCGTTCGCGGCTGCGGAGGGGTGGCTGCCCCTCGACCCCGGCGCCTCGGTCCACCCACCGAAGGCACCGATGCGGCTGCCGAAGGCGATCTCGGTGCTCGACATGGAGCGGCTGATCGGGTCCGTGGTCGGCGACGACCCCGTGCAGCTGCGGGACCGGGCCCTCCTCGAACTGCTCTACGCGACCGGCGCCCGCATCTCGGAGGCGGTGGGGCTGTCGGTCGACGACGTGACCACCCTCGCCGACGTGGACGGGGTGTCGGACGAGGACACCGACGTCTCCGTGGTGCGCGTCACCGGCAAGGGGAACAAGCAGCGGATCGTGCCGCTCGGCAGCTACGCGCGGGCCGCGGTGGACGCGTACCTGGTGCGGGCACGGCCGGTGTTCGCCGTCCGGGGGACCGCGACGCCGGCGCTGTTCCTCGGGGCCCGTGGTGCCCGGCTCTCGCGGCAGAGCGCCTGGCTCGTCATCCAGGCGGCGGCGGAGCGGGCCGAGCTGGCGGCGCACGTGTCACCGCACACCTTCCGGCACTCGTTCGCGACGCACCTGCTCGAGGGCGGTGCCGACGTCCGGGTCGTGCAGGAGCTGCTCGGGCACGCGAGTGTCGCGACGACGCAGATCTACACGATGGTCACGGCGGACATGCTGCGGGACGTGTACCAGACGGCGCACCCGCGGGCGCGGCGAGAGACGGAGCGTGGGGCAGGGACGGCGTGA
- the arfB gene encoding alternative ribosome rescue aminoacyl-tRNA hydrolase ArfB, translating into MDLEVGPGLTIPESELQWRFSRSSGPGGQHVNTADSRVQLTWDVTGSSALTEEQRTRILERTARRTAAGAITVTVSARRSQLRNREAALDTLGELVREALAPPGPPRRATRPTRGSERRRLASKQQRSATKQQRRRPSDD; encoded by the coding sequence ATGGACCTCGAGGTGGGGCCGGGGCTGACGATCCCCGAGTCCGAACTGCAGTGGCGGTTCTCGCGGTCGTCCGGCCCCGGGGGTCAGCACGTCAACACCGCTGACAGTCGTGTCCAGCTGACGTGGGACGTCACGGGGTCGTCGGCGCTCACCGAGGAGCAGCGGACGCGGATCCTCGAGCGGACCGCCCGGCGCACCGCCGCGGGAGCGATCACCGTGACGGTGTCGGCGCGCCGGTCCCAGCTGCGCAACCGCGAGGCAGCACTCGACACGCTCGGTGAGCTCGTGCGGGAGGCGCTCGCTCCGCCCGGTCCGCCACGGCGCGCGACCCGGCCGACGCGGGGGTCCGAGCGACGACGCCTCGCGAGCAAGCAGCAGCGGTCCGCGACCAAGCAGCAGCGTCGGCGGCCGTCGGACGACTGA
- a CDS encoding LLM class flavin-dependent oxidoreductase, whose amino-acid sequence MHMTKIGFLSFGHWRDVPGSRVRSARESLVQAIDLALAAEEVGVDGAYFRVHHFAPQQAAPFPLLSAIAARTSRIEIGTGVIDMRYENPLYMAEEAAATDLISGGRLQLGVSRGSPETALAGYRSFGYVPESDDENGADLARDHTSVFRRAIAGEPMANANPQMTGAVGSLAITPQSDTLSERIWWGAGTRATAEWTAEQGMNLMSSTLLTEDTGVPFDQLQAEQIDRFRTTWREMGWEREPRVSVSRSIIPIIDDESRHYFGVRAQVEGQDQVGHLDGGLARFGRSYIGEPEQLVAELAADQAVREADTVLVTVPNQLGVDFNARLLAAVRDVFTEVDATPAAV is encoded by the coding sequence ATGCACATGACGAAGATCGGGTTCCTCTCCTTCGGGCACTGGCGCGACGTCCCCGGCTCCCGGGTGCGCAGCGCGCGCGAGTCCCTCGTGCAGGCGATCGACCTCGCCCTCGCGGCCGAGGAGGTCGGCGTCGACGGTGCCTACTTCCGTGTGCACCACTTCGCACCGCAGCAGGCCGCGCCCTTCCCGCTGCTGTCCGCGATCGCTGCCCGGACCAGCCGCATCGAGATCGGCACCGGCGTGATCGACATGCGCTACGAGAACCCGCTGTACATGGCAGAGGAAGCGGCGGCCACCGACCTCATCTCCGGCGGCCGGCTGCAGCTCGGCGTGAGCCGGGGATCACCCGAGACCGCCCTCGCCGGCTACCGCTCGTTCGGCTACGTGCCCGAGTCCGACGACGAGAACGGCGCCGACCTGGCCCGCGACCACACCTCGGTCTTCCGTCGCGCTATCGCCGGCGAGCCGATGGCGAACGCGAACCCGCAGATGACCGGCGCGGTCGGCTCGCTGGCGATCACGCCGCAGTCCGACACCCTGTCCGAGCGCATCTGGTGGGGCGCCGGCACCCGGGCCACCGCGGAGTGGACGGCCGAGCAGGGCATGAACCTGATGTCGTCGACCCTGCTCACCGAGGACACCGGCGTGCCCTTCGACCAGCTGCAGGCGGAGCAGATCGACCGCTTCCGCACCACCTGGCGCGAGATGGGCTGGGAGCGCGAGCCCCGCGTCAGCGTGAGCCGCAGCATCATCCCGATCATCGACGACGAGTCGCGCCACTACTTCGGCGTCCGCGCCCAGGTCGAGGGGCAGGACCAGGTCGGACACCTCGACGGCGGTCTCGCCCGGTTCGGTCGGTCGTACATCGGCGAACCGGAACAGCTCGTCGCGGAACTCGCGGCGGACCAGGCGGTGCGCGAGGCCGACACCGTGCTCGTGACCGTGCCGAACCAGCTCGGGGTGGACTTCAACGCCCGGCTGCTCGCCGCCGTACGGGACGTCTTCACCGAGGTCGACGCCACTCCCGCAGCAGTCTGA
- a CDS encoding TraR/DksA family transcriptional regulator: MDLDPRTALQTERARAMKLLADVERSMLDVSDARDGANTDDEHDPEGATLAWERGSLGAVRDDARRRVEQVDASLARLDAGTYGRCAVGGEPIPEARLAAVPWAATCVAHA, encoded by the coding sequence ATGGACCTGGACCCGCGGACCGCCCTGCAGACCGAACGTGCGCGGGCGATGAAGCTGCTGGCCGATGTCGAGCGCAGCATGCTCGACGTCAGCGACGCCCGGGACGGCGCGAACACCGACGACGAACACGACCCCGAGGGCGCGACCCTGGCCTGGGAACGCGGGTCCCTCGGGGCAGTGCGGGACGACGCACGCCGCCGCGTCGAGCAGGTCGACGCGTCCCTCGCTCGCCTCGACGCCGGGACCTACGGTCGCTGCGCGGTGGGTGGGGAGCCGATCCCGGAGGCGCGCCTGGCCGCCGTCCCGTGGGCGGCGACGTGCGTCGCGCACGCGTGA